The following coding sequences lie in one Hippopotamus amphibius kiboko isolate mHipAmp2 chromosome 17, mHipAmp2.hap2, whole genome shotgun sequence genomic window:
- the CASC3 gene encoding protein CASC3 — protein sequence MADRRRQRASQDTEDEESGASGSDSGGSLARGGGSCSGSVGGGGSGSLLSQRGGRAGALHLRRVESGGAKSAEESECESEDGIEGDAVLSDYESAEDSEGDEGEYSEEENSKVELKSEASDAANSSAKDEKGEEKPDTKGTVTGERQSGDGQESTEPVENKGGKKGPKHLDDDEDRKNPAYIPRKGLFFEHDLRGQTQEEEVRPKGRQRKLWKDEGRWEHDKFREDEQAPKSRQELIALYGYDIRSAHNPDDIKPRRIRKPRFGSPPQRDPNWIGERPNKPHRHQGPGGTVPPRTFINRNAAGTGRMSAPWNYSRSGGFKEGGAVFRPVEAGGQHAGRSGETVKHETSYRSRRLEQTPVRDPSPEADAQVLGSPKKEEAAPEIPNPAPDTAPPAPDRPVEKKSYSRARRTRIKAGDAVKVAEEVPPPPDGLTPAPPVPDTTPAPPAKTGNWEAPVDSATGGLEQDVAQLNITEQNWSPGQPSFLQSRELRGLPNHIHMGAGPPPQFNRMEEMGVQGGRAKRYSSQRQRPVPEPPAPPVHISIMEGHYYDPLQFQGPIYTHGDSPAPLPPQGMIVQPEMHLPHPGLHPHQTPAPLPNPGLYPPPVSMSPGQPPPQQLLAPTYFSAPGVMNFGNPSYPYAPGALPPPPPPHLYPNTQAPSQVYGGVTYYNPAQQQVQPKPSPPRRTPQPVTIKPPPPEVVSRASS from the exons ATGGCGGACCGGCGGCGACAGCGCGCTTCGCAGGACACTGAAGACGAAGAATCTGGTGCTTCCGGCTCAGACAGCGGCGGTTCCCTGGCGCGGGGCGGCGGGAGCTGCAGCGGTAGCGTTGGAGGCGGCGGCAGCGGCTCTCTGCTTTCCCAGCGCGGAGGCCGAGCCGGGGCCCTTCATCTTCGACGGGTGGAGAGCGGCGGGGCCAAGAGCGCTGAGGAGTCGGAGTGT gaGAGTGAAGATGGCATCGAGGGCGATG CTGTTCTCTCTGATTATGAAAGTGCAGAAGACTCAGAA GGTGATGAAGGGGAGTACAGTGAAGAGGAAAACTCCAAAGTGGAGCTGAAATCAGAAGCCAGTGATGCTGCTAATTCTTCAGCAAAAGAcgagaagggagaagaaaagccTGACACCAAAGGCACTGTGACTGGAGAGAGGCAGAGTGGGGATGGGCAG GAAAGCACAGAGCCTGTGGAGAACAAAGGCGGTAAAAAGGGCCCTAAGCACTTGGATGACGATGAAGATCGGAAGAACCCAGCATACATTCCCCGGAAGGGGCTCTTCTTTGAACATGATCTTCGAGGGCAGACTCAGGAGGAGGAAGTCAG ACCCAAGGGGCGTCAGCGAAAGCTGTGGAAGGATGAGGGTCGCTGGGAGCATGACAAGTTTCGGGAAGATGAACAGGCTCCAAAGTCCCGACAGGAGCTCATTGCTCTTTATGGCTATGACATCCGCTCAGCTCACAATCCTGATGACATCAAACCCCGAAGAATCCGGAAACCCAG GTTTGGGAGTCCTCCACAAAGAGATCCAAACTGGATTGGGGAGCGGCCAAATAAGCCCCATCGCCACCAGGGTCCTGGGGGCACCGTACCACCAAGGACATTTATCAACAGGAATGCTGCAGGTACTGGCCGCATGTCTGCTCCCTGGAATTACTCTCGATCTGGAGGCTTCAAGGAAGGTGGTGCTGTTTTTAGGCCTGTGGAAGCTGGTGGGCAGCATGCTGGCCGGTCTGGTGAGACTGTTAAACATGAGACTAGTTACCGGTCACGGCGCCTGGAGCAGACTCCTGTAAGGGATCCATCTCCAGAAGCAGATGCTCAAGTGCTCGGCAGTCCTAAGAAGGAAGAGGCAGCCCCAGAGATACCAAATCCTGCTCCTGACACTGCACCACCAGCTCCTGACAGGCCTGTTGAGAAGAAATCCTATTCCCGGGCAAGAAGAACCAGAATCAAAGCTGGAGATGCAGTGAAGGTTGCAGAGGAGGTGCCCCCTCCACCTGATGGGCTGACCCCAGCACCTCCAGTTCCAGACACTACACCTGCTCCGCCTGCTAAGACTGGGAACTGGGAGGCTCCAGTGGATTCTGCTACAGGTGGACTTGAACAAGACGTGGCACAACTGAATATAACAGAACAGAATTGGAGCCCAGGGCAGCCTTCATTCCTGCAGTCACGTGAGCTTCGGG GTTTGCCCAACCACATACACATGGGAGCAGGACCTCCACCTCAGTTTAACCGGATGGAAGAAATG GGTGTCCAGGGTGGGCGAGCCAAACGCTATTCATCTCAACGGCAGAGACCTGTGCCggagccccctgcccctcctgtgCACATCAGTATCATGGAGGGGCATTACTATGATCCAc TGCAGTTCCAGGGACCAATCTATACCCATGGTGACAGCCCTGCCCCACTGCCTCCTCAGGGCATGATTGTGCAGCCAGAAATGCACCTTCCCCACCCAG GTTTACATCCCCACCAGACACCGGCGCCTCTGCCCAATCCAGGCCTCTATCCCCCACCAGTATCCATGTCTCCAGGACAGCCACCACCTCAGCAGTTGCTTGCTCCTACTTACTTTTCTGCTCCAGGCGTCATGAACTTTGGTAATCCCAGTTATCCTTATGCTCCAGGGGCactgcctcccccaccacctcctcaTCTGTATCCTAACACGCAG GCCCCATCGCAGGTATATGGAGGAGTGACCTACTATAACCCCGCCCAGCAGCAGGTGCAGCCaaagccctccccaccccggagGACTCCCCAGCCAGTCACCATCAAGCCCCCACCACCTGAG GTTGTAAGCAGGGCTTCCAGTTAA
- the RAPGEFL1 gene encoding rap guanine nucleotide exchange factor-like 1 isoform X3 → MKPLEKFLKKQTSQLAGRTVAGGSGGGPGSCGGPGGGGGPGGGGGPAGGPRPLQRRQSVSRLLLPAFLREPPAEPGLEPPPEEDGGEPAGVAEELVSGGPCWLQLEEVPGPGPLGGGGPLRSPSSYSSDELSPGEPLTSPPWAPLGAPERPEHLLNRVLERLAGGATRDSAASDILLDDIVLTHSLFLPTEKFLQELHQYFVWAGGMEGPEGLGRKQACLAMLLHFLDTYQGLLQEEEGAGRIIKDLYLLIMKDESLYQDLREDTLRLHQLVETVELKIPEESQLPSKQVKPLFRHFRRIDSCLQTRVAFRGSDEIFCRVYMPDHSYVTIRSRLSASVQDILGSVTEKLQYSEEPAGREDSLILVAVASSGACLPAEKVLLQPTEDCVFTTLGINSHLFACTRDSYEALVPLPEEIQVSPGDTEIHRGEPEDVANHLTAFHWELFRCVHELEFVDYVFHGERGRRETANLELLLQRCSEVTHWVATEVLLCEAPGKRAQLLKKFIKIAAICKQNQDLLSFYAVVMGLDNAAVSRLRLTWEKLPGKFKNLFRKFENLTDPCRNHKSYREVISKMKPPVIPFVPLILKDLTFLHEGSKTLVDGLVNIEKLRPSRVGDWRE, encoded by the exons atgaaGCCGCTGGAGAAATTTCTGAAGAAGCAGACGTCGCAGCTGGCGGGGCGAACGGTGGCGGGAGGTTCCGGCGGGGGTCCGGGGAGCTGCGGCGggcctggagggggtgggggacctGGCGGGGGCGGCGGTCCAGCCGGGGGACCGCGGCCGCTGCAGCGGCGTCAGAGCGTGTCTCGCCTGCTGCTCCCAGCTTTCCTGCGGGAGCCCCCCGCCGAGCCGGGGCTGGAGCCGCCCCCAGAGGAGGACGGGGGAGAGCCGGCGGGGGTCGCGGAGGAGCTCGTCAGCGGGGGACCCTGTTGGCTGCAGCTAGAGGAGGTGCCGGGGCCCGGGCCTCTCGGGGGAGGGGGGCCCCTGCGCTCCCCTTCCTCATACTCCTCAGACGAGCTGTCCCCAGGCGAGCCTCTGACTTCCCCACCCTGGGCCCCTCTGGGCGCCCCCGAGCGGCCGGAGCATCTTCTGAACCGGGTTCTGGAGCGGCTGGCCGGAGGGGCCACCAGGGACAGCGCCGCCTCAG ATATCCTGCTGGATGACATCGTCCTCacccattctctcttccttcccacgGAGAAATTTCTGCAGGAGCTACACCAGTA CTTTGTTTGGGCAGGAGGCATGGAGGGCCCCGAGGGGCTGGGCCGGAAGCAAGCCTGTCTAGCCATGCTCCTTCATTTCCTGGACACCTACCAGGGGCtgctgcaggaggaagagggggctGGCCGCATCATCAAG GATCTGTACCTGCTGATCATGAAGGATGAGTCCCTTTACCAGGACCTCCGAGAGGACACACTGAGGCTGCACCAGCTTGTGGAAACAGTGGAGCTAAA GATCCCAGAGGAGAGCCAGCTGCCCAGCAAGCAGGTGAAGCCACTCTTCCGCCACTTCCGTCGGATAGACTCCTGTCTGCAGACCCGCGTGGCCTTCCGGGGTTCCGATGAGA TCTTCTGCCGGGTCTACATGCCTGACCACTCTTACGTGACCATACGCAGCCGCCTCTCAGCATCTGTGCAGGACATTCTGGGCTCTGTGACGGAGAAATTGCAGTACTCAGAGGAGCCTGCAGGGCGTGAGGATTCCCTTATCCTCGTAGCTGTGGCCTCCTCAGGAG CTTGTCTTCCTGCAGAGAAGGTCCTTCTCCAGCCGACAGAAGACTGTGTCTTCACCACGCTGGGCATCAACAGCCACCTGTTTGCCTGCACTCGAGACAGCTATGAGGCCCTG GTGCCGCTCCCCGAGGAGATCCAGGTCTCCCCTGGAGACACAGAGATCCACCGAGGGGAGCCTGAGGACGTTGCCAACCACCTTACCGCCTTCCACTGGGAGCTGTTCCGCTGTGTGCACGAG CTGGAGTTCGTGGACTATGTGTTCCACGGGGAGCGCGGCCGCCGCGAGACGGCCAACCTGGAGCTGCTGCTGCAGCGCTGCAGCGAGGTCACGCATTGGGTGGCCACCGAGGTGCTGCTCTGCGAGGCTCCGGGCAAGCGCGCGCAGCTGCTCAAGAAGTTCATCAAGATCGCGGCCAT CTGCAAGCAGAACCAGGACCTGCTGTCCTTCTACGCCGTGGTCATGGGGCTGGACAACGCCGCGGTCAGCCGCCTGAGGCTCACCTGGGAG AAGCTGCCAGGGAAATTCAAGAACTTGTTCCGCAAATTTGAGAACCTGACA GACCCCTGCAGGAATCACAAAAGCTACCGAGAAGTGATCTCCAAAATGAAACCCCCTGTGATTCCTTTCGTGCCTCTGATCCTCAAAG ACCTGACTTTCCTGCACGAGGGGAGTAAGACCCTTGTAGATGGTTTGGTGAACATTGAGAAGCTG AGACCCTCCAGAGTTGGGGACTGGAGGGAGTAA
- the RAPGEFL1 gene encoding rap guanine nucleotide exchange factor-like 1 isoform X4 produces the protein MKPLEKFLKKQTSQLAGRTVAGGSGGGPGSCGGPGGGGGPGGGGGPAGGPRPLQRRQSVSRLLLPAFLREPPAEPGLEPPPEEDGGEPAGVAEELVSGGPCWLQLEEVPGPGPLGGGGPLRSPSSYSSDELSPGEPLTSPPWAPLGAPERPEHLLNRVLERLAGGATRDSAASDILLDDIVLTHSLFLPTEKFLQELHQYFVWAGGMEGPEGLGRKQACLAMLLHFLDTYQGLLQEEEGAGRIIKDLYLLIMKDESLYQDLREDTLRLHQLVETVELKIPEESQLPSKQVKPLFRHFRRIDSCLQTRVAFRGSDEKKVLLQPTEDCVFTTLGINSHLFACTRDSYEALVPLPEEIQVSPGDTEIHRGEPEDVANHLTAFHWELFRCVHELEFVDYVFHGERGRRETANLELLLQRCSEVTHWVATEVLLCEAPGKRAQLLKKFIKIAAICKQNQDLLSFYAVVMGLDNAAVSRLRLTWEKLPGKFKNLFRKFENLTDPCRNHKSYREVISKMKPPVIPFVPLILKDLTFLHEGSKTLVDGLVNIEKLHSVAEKVRTVRKYRSQPLCLDMEASPHHLQTKAYVRQFQVIDNQNLLFELSYKLEANSQ, from the exons atgaaGCCGCTGGAGAAATTTCTGAAGAAGCAGACGTCGCAGCTGGCGGGGCGAACGGTGGCGGGAGGTTCCGGCGGGGGTCCGGGGAGCTGCGGCGggcctggagggggtgggggacctGGCGGGGGCGGCGGTCCAGCCGGGGGACCGCGGCCGCTGCAGCGGCGTCAGAGCGTGTCTCGCCTGCTGCTCCCAGCTTTCCTGCGGGAGCCCCCCGCCGAGCCGGGGCTGGAGCCGCCCCCAGAGGAGGACGGGGGAGAGCCGGCGGGGGTCGCGGAGGAGCTCGTCAGCGGGGGACCCTGTTGGCTGCAGCTAGAGGAGGTGCCGGGGCCCGGGCCTCTCGGGGGAGGGGGGCCCCTGCGCTCCCCTTCCTCATACTCCTCAGACGAGCTGTCCCCAGGCGAGCCTCTGACTTCCCCACCCTGGGCCCCTCTGGGCGCCCCCGAGCGGCCGGAGCATCTTCTGAACCGGGTTCTGGAGCGGCTGGCCGGAGGGGCCACCAGGGACAGCGCCGCCTCAG ATATCCTGCTGGATGACATCGTCCTCacccattctctcttccttcccacgGAGAAATTTCTGCAGGAGCTACACCAGTA CTTTGTTTGGGCAGGAGGCATGGAGGGCCCCGAGGGGCTGGGCCGGAAGCAAGCCTGTCTAGCCATGCTCCTTCATTTCCTGGACACCTACCAGGGGCtgctgcaggaggaagagggggctGGCCGCATCATCAAG GATCTGTACCTGCTGATCATGAAGGATGAGTCCCTTTACCAGGACCTCCGAGAGGACACACTGAGGCTGCACCAGCTTGTGGAAACAGTGGAGCTAAA GATCCCAGAGGAGAGCCAGCTGCCCAGCAAGCAGGTGAAGCCACTCTTCCGCCACTTCCGTCGGATAGACTCCTGTCTGCAGACCCGCGTGGCCTTCCGGGGTTCCGATGAGA AGAAGGTCCTTCTCCAGCCGACAGAAGACTGTGTCTTCACCACGCTGGGCATCAACAGCCACCTGTTTGCCTGCACTCGAGACAGCTATGAGGCCCTG GTGCCGCTCCCCGAGGAGATCCAGGTCTCCCCTGGAGACACAGAGATCCACCGAGGGGAGCCTGAGGACGTTGCCAACCACCTTACCGCCTTCCACTGGGAGCTGTTCCGCTGTGTGCACGAG CTGGAGTTCGTGGACTATGTGTTCCACGGGGAGCGCGGCCGCCGCGAGACGGCCAACCTGGAGCTGCTGCTGCAGCGCTGCAGCGAGGTCACGCATTGGGTGGCCACCGAGGTGCTGCTCTGCGAGGCTCCGGGCAAGCGCGCGCAGCTGCTCAAGAAGTTCATCAAGATCGCGGCCAT CTGCAAGCAGAACCAGGACCTGCTGTCCTTCTACGCCGTGGTCATGGGGCTGGACAACGCCGCGGTCAGCCGCCTGAGGCTCACCTGGGAG AAGCTGCCAGGGAAATTCAAGAACTTGTTCCGCAAATTTGAGAACCTGACA GACCCCTGCAGGAATCACAAAAGCTACCGAGAAGTGATCTCCAAAATGAAACCCCCTGTGATTCCTTTCGTGCCTCTGATCCTCAAAG ACCTGACTTTCCTGCACGAGGGGAGTAAGACCCTTGTAGATGGTTTGGTGAACATTGAGAAGCTG CACTCGGTGGCGGAAAAAGTGAGGACAGTCCGCAAATACCGGAGCCAGCCCCTTT GCCTTGATATGGAGgcctccccccaccacctgcAGACCAAGGCCTACGTGCGCCAGTTCCAGGTCATCGACAACCAGAACCTCCTCTTCGAGCTCTCCTACAAGCTGGAGGCCAATAGTCAGTGA
- the RAPGEFL1 gene encoding rap guanine nucleotide exchange factor-like 1 isoform X1 codes for MKPLEKFLKKQTSQLAGRTVAGGSGGGPGSCGGPGGGGGPGGGGGPAGGPRPLQRRQSVSRLLLPAFLREPPAEPGLEPPPEEDGGEPAGVAEELVSGGPCWLQLEEVPGPGPLGGGGPLRSPSSYSSDELSPGEPLTSPPWAPLGAPERPEHLLNRVLERLAGGATRDSAASDILLDDIVLTHSLFLPTEKFLQELHQYFVWAGGMEGPEGLGRKQACLAMLLHFLDTYQGLLQEEEGAGRIIKDLYLLIMKDESLYQDLREDTLRLHQLVETVELKIPEESQLPSKQVKPLFRHFRRIDSCLQTRVAFRGSDEIFCRVYMPDHSYVTIRSRLSASVQDILGSVTEKLQYSEEPAGREDSLILVAVASSGACLPAEKVLLQPTEDCVFTTLGINSHLFACTRDSYEALVPLPEEIQVSPGDTEIHRGEPEDVANHLTAFHWELFRCVHELEFVDYVFHGERGRRETANLELLLQRCSEVTHWVATEVLLCEAPGKRAQLLKKFIKIAAICKQNQDLLSFYAVVMGLDNAAVSRLRLTWEKLPGKFKNLFRKFENLTDPCRNHKSYREVISKMKPPVIPFVPLILKDLTFLHEGSKTLVDGLVNIEKLHSVAEKVRTVRKYRSQPLCLDMEASPHHLQTKAYVRQFQVIDNQNLLFELSYKLEANSQ; via the exons atgaaGCCGCTGGAGAAATTTCTGAAGAAGCAGACGTCGCAGCTGGCGGGGCGAACGGTGGCGGGAGGTTCCGGCGGGGGTCCGGGGAGCTGCGGCGggcctggagggggtgggggacctGGCGGGGGCGGCGGTCCAGCCGGGGGACCGCGGCCGCTGCAGCGGCGTCAGAGCGTGTCTCGCCTGCTGCTCCCAGCTTTCCTGCGGGAGCCCCCCGCCGAGCCGGGGCTGGAGCCGCCCCCAGAGGAGGACGGGGGAGAGCCGGCGGGGGTCGCGGAGGAGCTCGTCAGCGGGGGACCCTGTTGGCTGCAGCTAGAGGAGGTGCCGGGGCCCGGGCCTCTCGGGGGAGGGGGGCCCCTGCGCTCCCCTTCCTCATACTCCTCAGACGAGCTGTCCCCAGGCGAGCCTCTGACTTCCCCACCCTGGGCCCCTCTGGGCGCCCCCGAGCGGCCGGAGCATCTTCTGAACCGGGTTCTGGAGCGGCTGGCCGGAGGGGCCACCAGGGACAGCGCCGCCTCAG ATATCCTGCTGGATGACATCGTCCTCacccattctctcttccttcccacgGAGAAATTTCTGCAGGAGCTACACCAGTA CTTTGTTTGGGCAGGAGGCATGGAGGGCCCCGAGGGGCTGGGCCGGAAGCAAGCCTGTCTAGCCATGCTCCTTCATTTCCTGGACACCTACCAGGGGCtgctgcaggaggaagagggggctGGCCGCATCATCAAG GATCTGTACCTGCTGATCATGAAGGATGAGTCCCTTTACCAGGACCTCCGAGAGGACACACTGAGGCTGCACCAGCTTGTGGAAACAGTGGAGCTAAA GATCCCAGAGGAGAGCCAGCTGCCCAGCAAGCAGGTGAAGCCACTCTTCCGCCACTTCCGTCGGATAGACTCCTGTCTGCAGACCCGCGTGGCCTTCCGGGGTTCCGATGAGA TCTTCTGCCGGGTCTACATGCCTGACCACTCTTACGTGACCATACGCAGCCGCCTCTCAGCATCTGTGCAGGACATTCTGGGCTCTGTGACGGAGAAATTGCAGTACTCAGAGGAGCCTGCAGGGCGTGAGGATTCCCTTATCCTCGTAGCTGTGGCCTCCTCAGGAG CTTGTCTTCCTGCAGAGAAGGTCCTTCTCCAGCCGACAGAAGACTGTGTCTTCACCACGCTGGGCATCAACAGCCACCTGTTTGCCTGCACTCGAGACAGCTATGAGGCCCTG GTGCCGCTCCCCGAGGAGATCCAGGTCTCCCCTGGAGACACAGAGATCCACCGAGGGGAGCCTGAGGACGTTGCCAACCACCTTACCGCCTTCCACTGGGAGCTGTTCCGCTGTGTGCACGAG CTGGAGTTCGTGGACTATGTGTTCCACGGGGAGCGCGGCCGCCGCGAGACGGCCAACCTGGAGCTGCTGCTGCAGCGCTGCAGCGAGGTCACGCATTGGGTGGCCACCGAGGTGCTGCTCTGCGAGGCTCCGGGCAAGCGCGCGCAGCTGCTCAAGAAGTTCATCAAGATCGCGGCCAT CTGCAAGCAGAACCAGGACCTGCTGTCCTTCTACGCCGTGGTCATGGGGCTGGACAACGCCGCGGTCAGCCGCCTGAGGCTCACCTGGGAG AAGCTGCCAGGGAAATTCAAGAACTTGTTCCGCAAATTTGAGAACCTGACA GACCCCTGCAGGAATCACAAAAGCTACCGAGAAGTGATCTCCAAAATGAAACCCCCTGTGATTCCTTTCGTGCCTCTGATCCTCAAAG ACCTGACTTTCCTGCACGAGGGGAGTAAGACCCTTGTAGATGGTTTGGTGAACATTGAGAAGCTG CACTCGGTGGCGGAAAAAGTGAGGACAGTCCGCAAATACCGGAGCCAGCCCCTTT GCCTTGATATGGAGgcctccccccaccacctgcAGACCAAGGCCTACGTGCGCCAGTTCCAGGTCATCGACAACCAGAACCTCCTCTTCGAGCTCTCCTACAAGCTGGAGGCCAATAGTCAGTGA
- the RAPGEFL1 gene encoding rap guanine nucleotide exchange factor-like 1 isoform X2: MKPLEKFLKKQTSQLAGRTVAGGSGGGPGSCGGPGGGGGPGGGGGPAGGPRPLQRRQSVSRLLLPAFLREPPAEPGLEPPPEEDGGEPAGVAEELVSGGPCWLQLEEVPGPGPLGGGGPLRSPSSYSSDELSPGEPLTSPPWAPLGAPERPEHLLNRVLERLAGGATRDSAASDILLDDIVLTHSLFLPTEKFLQELHQYFVWAGGMEGPEGLGRKQACLAMLLHFLDTYQGLLQEEEGAGRIIKDLYLLIMKDESLYQDLREDTLRLHQLVETVELKIPEESQLPSKQVKPLFRHFRRIDSCLQTRVAFRGSDEIFCRVYMPDHSYVTIRSRLSASVQDILGSVTEKLQYSEEPAGREDSLILVAVASSGEKVLLQPTEDCVFTTLGINSHLFACTRDSYEALVPLPEEIQVSPGDTEIHRGEPEDVANHLTAFHWELFRCVHELEFVDYVFHGERGRRETANLELLLQRCSEVTHWVATEVLLCEAPGKRAQLLKKFIKIAAICKQNQDLLSFYAVVMGLDNAAVSRLRLTWEKLPGKFKNLFRKFENLTDPCRNHKSYREVISKMKPPVIPFVPLILKDLTFLHEGSKTLVDGLVNIEKLHSVAEKVRTVRKYRSQPLCLDMEASPHHLQTKAYVRQFQVIDNQNLLFELSYKLEANSQ, encoded by the exons atgaaGCCGCTGGAGAAATTTCTGAAGAAGCAGACGTCGCAGCTGGCGGGGCGAACGGTGGCGGGAGGTTCCGGCGGGGGTCCGGGGAGCTGCGGCGggcctggagggggtgggggacctGGCGGGGGCGGCGGTCCAGCCGGGGGACCGCGGCCGCTGCAGCGGCGTCAGAGCGTGTCTCGCCTGCTGCTCCCAGCTTTCCTGCGGGAGCCCCCCGCCGAGCCGGGGCTGGAGCCGCCCCCAGAGGAGGACGGGGGAGAGCCGGCGGGGGTCGCGGAGGAGCTCGTCAGCGGGGGACCCTGTTGGCTGCAGCTAGAGGAGGTGCCGGGGCCCGGGCCTCTCGGGGGAGGGGGGCCCCTGCGCTCCCCTTCCTCATACTCCTCAGACGAGCTGTCCCCAGGCGAGCCTCTGACTTCCCCACCCTGGGCCCCTCTGGGCGCCCCCGAGCGGCCGGAGCATCTTCTGAACCGGGTTCTGGAGCGGCTGGCCGGAGGGGCCACCAGGGACAGCGCCGCCTCAG ATATCCTGCTGGATGACATCGTCCTCacccattctctcttccttcccacgGAGAAATTTCTGCAGGAGCTACACCAGTA CTTTGTTTGGGCAGGAGGCATGGAGGGCCCCGAGGGGCTGGGCCGGAAGCAAGCCTGTCTAGCCATGCTCCTTCATTTCCTGGACACCTACCAGGGGCtgctgcaggaggaagagggggctGGCCGCATCATCAAG GATCTGTACCTGCTGATCATGAAGGATGAGTCCCTTTACCAGGACCTCCGAGAGGACACACTGAGGCTGCACCAGCTTGTGGAAACAGTGGAGCTAAA GATCCCAGAGGAGAGCCAGCTGCCCAGCAAGCAGGTGAAGCCACTCTTCCGCCACTTCCGTCGGATAGACTCCTGTCTGCAGACCCGCGTGGCCTTCCGGGGTTCCGATGAGA TCTTCTGCCGGGTCTACATGCCTGACCACTCTTACGTGACCATACGCAGCCGCCTCTCAGCATCTGTGCAGGACATTCTGGGCTCTGTGACGGAGAAATTGCAGTACTCAGAGGAGCCTGCAGGGCGTGAGGATTCCCTTATCCTCGTAGCTGTGGCCTCCTCAGGAG AGAAGGTCCTTCTCCAGCCGACAGAAGACTGTGTCTTCACCACGCTGGGCATCAACAGCCACCTGTTTGCCTGCACTCGAGACAGCTATGAGGCCCTG GTGCCGCTCCCCGAGGAGATCCAGGTCTCCCCTGGAGACACAGAGATCCACCGAGGGGAGCCTGAGGACGTTGCCAACCACCTTACCGCCTTCCACTGGGAGCTGTTCCGCTGTGTGCACGAG CTGGAGTTCGTGGACTATGTGTTCCACGGGGAGCGCGGCCGCCGCGAGACGGCCAACCTGGAGCTGCTGCTGCAGCGCTGCAGCGAGGTCACGCATTGGGTGGCCACCGAGGTGCTGCTCTGCGAGGCTCCGGGCAAGCGCGCGCAGCTGCTCAAGAAGTTCATCAAGATCGCGGCCAT CTGCAAGCAGAACCAGGACCTGCTGTCCTTCTACGCCGTGGTCATGGGGCTGGACAACGCCGCGGTCAGCCGCCTGAGGCTCACCTGGGAG AAGCTGCCAGGGAAATTCAAGAACTTGTTCCGCAAATTTGAGAACCTGACA GACCCCTGCAGGAATCACAAAAGCTACCGAGAAGTGATCTCCAAAATGAAACCCCCTGTGATTCCTTTCGTGCCTCTGATCCTCAAAG ACCTGACTTTCCTGCACGAGGGGAGTAAGACCCTTGTAGATGGTTTGGTGAACATTGAGAAGCTG CACTCGGTGGCGGAAAAAGTGAGGACAGTCCGCAAATACCGGAGCCAGCCCCTTT GCCTTGATATGGAGgcctccccccaccacctgcAGACCAAGGCCTACGTGCGCCAGTTCCAGGTCATCGACAACCAGAACCTCCTCTTCGAGCTCTCCTACAAGCTGGAGGCCAATAGTCAGTGA